A part of Candidatus Diapherotrites archaeon genomic DNA contains:
- a CDS encoding DUF4430 domain-containing protein has translation MASVLLLGCTSQSNSAPATAKELVKATFILEKADGSTETKTIEVEKGSNAFDAMKKVFSVQAKKSSFGEFIESIEGIKPDAEHFWALYVDGKFATKAIDAYTLDKDTEIKWSYKNVSEYEQ, from the coding sequence ATGGCAAGCGTACTACTATTAGGATGTACAAGTCAGAGCAATAGTGCGCCAGCAACAGCAAAGGAATTAGTGAAAGCTACATTCATATTGGAGAAGGCAGACGGGAGCACTGAAACAAAAACAATTGAAGTAGAGAAAGGAAGCAATGCCTTTGACGCAATGAAAAAGGTTTTCTCTGTTCAAGCAAAGAAAAGCTCTTTCGGTGAATTCATTGAATCAATTGAAGGAATAAAGCCTGACGCAGAGCATTTCTGGGCCCTCTACGTTGACGGGAAATTTGCAACAAAAGCAATTGACGCTTACACTTTAGACAAGGACACAGAAATAAAATGGTCTTACAAGAATGTATCGGAATACGAGCAGTAA
- a CDS encoding nucleotidyltransferase domain-containing protein: MGEVKDKKIREFLAKLKKHFKPEKVILFGSRAGKDYLKDSDYDFIIVSEEFKKYDFLERISQVIKKCRAYFSADLLCYTPKEFNKKRKQIGIVSTAVKEGKNLI; the protein is encoded by the coding sequence ATGGGCGAAGTCAAGGATAAAAAAATAAGAGAATTTCTGGCAAAGTTAAAGAAACACTTTAAGCCTGAAAAAGTGATATTGTTCGGTTCAAGGGCAGGAAAAGACTACTTAAAAGACAGTGATTATGATTTTATAATTGTTTCAGAAGAATTCAAAAAATATGACTTCCTTGAAAGGATAAGCCAAGTAATAAAGAAATGCAGGGCGTACTTTAGCGCAGACCTTCTGTGTTATACACCAAAAGAATTCAATAAAAAAAGAAAACAGATAGGAATAGTTTCAACAGCAGTAAAAGAAGGAAAAAATCTGATTTAA
- a CDS encoding HAD-IA family hydrolase, translating to MQQKLKAILLDLDGTLIDSIPLHIESFHELFEFHKKKISRRKIRSVVRLPSDDIYVKLHAKKILGLSLNEFIFERRHFYYSLIRGRSLLFPHAFELLKELKKKKFLLALVTNSSRITTVKSTPKKALGLFDVVVAYDDVKKGKPDPKPVLLALKKLHVKAGEALMAGDSVYDMTASRKAGVKERIGVVTGVSSRKELMEKGARIIINDLVELRKFT from the coding sequence ATGCAGCAAAAACTGAAGGCAATCTTGTTGGATTTGGATGGAACGCTTATTGACAGCATTCCCCTGCACATTGAATCATTTCATGAATTGTTTGAATTCCATAAAAAAAAGATTTCTCGCAGAAAAATTCGTTCAGTTGTAAGGCTGCCTTCAGATGACATCTATGTTAAACTGCATGCAAAGAAAATTCTTGGCTTGAGCTTGAATGAATTCATTTTTGAGAGAAGGCATTTTTATTATTCTCTCATAAGAGGGCGGAGCCTGCTTTTTCCTCATGCCTTTGAACTGCTTAAGGAATTAAAGAAGAAAAAATTCTTGCTTGCTTTGGTGACGAATTCGAGCAGGATTACAACAGTAAAGTCCACCCCGAAAAAGGCTTTGGGCTTGTTTGATGTTGTTGTGGCCTATGATGATGTGAAAAAGGGAAAGCCTGACCCTAAGCCGGTTCTCTTGGCGCTAAAGAAATTGCACGTGAAAGCAGGAGAGGCTTTGATGGCTGGGGACAGCGTTTATGACATGACTGCTTCAAGGAAGGCTGGAGTAAAAGAAAGAATTGGTGTTGTCACAGGGGTTTCTTCAAGAAAGGAATTGATGGAAAAAGGCGCAAGAATTATAATTAATGATTTGGTTGAATTAAGGAAGTTCACTTGA
- a CDS encoding CD1107 family mobile element protein codes for MKFKTALIFFGVLLILGFISATAPTVLVIQPNGSQYIKGSYTIDFNVTDNDSNSIADSNLMARIYYSSTQGAFTTLITDLNLMNTSVCGDQNFVTTNNCTYSWNTAVVTDGNYFIDINVVDSLPNGTFRDSGSDSSNTSFMIDNTAPTTSWDGNTTWQKIDANIHLTCVDASNNCPTTKYRVDTDSSSTVSYGSWTTYDTNIFINSDGNWALDFNSTDAALNIGDVNTFYVLIDQTAPVVTISNPADGSSQTSTGVTLVYSATNTGDINKYYVQVDSNGWVDNSTNLSYDFNNLTTASHTFYVIAQTKSDVNSSTASVTISVTSPPAPNTGGLNYCRAQYIDGHYGDICNDDEECTGQWLTALDSDRCCSVECTPAVQEVCGNGICTGDENASNCPADCQTETKETVLEKVISYKPTSEEIRNKLTEVGASENAIEKASQAVGKTTVSRTITVEKITDTITGEISYQTTMTININNPGKKKTNIKIIEFIPKSVALNASQIKSDFEFTILKEDPVIEFSIDEVNPNQTKNITYTIDDEVSNQAINEMTAPIVAEFAEEEPLIDLCKGKNCDDNNPCTQDSCDSTTGECSNTNLTEGTSCGTTKECKNGKCITKTVTDDDGKEPQKPEETDFTPFIILIILIIIAGAAYYYFKIQKPKNDLTYKK; via the coding sequence ATGAAATTTAAAACAGCTTTAATTTTTTTTGGAGTCCTTTTAATATTAGGATTTATTAGCGCTACAGCGCCAACAGTGCTTGTCATCCAGCCAAACGGAAGCCAATACATTAAAGGAAGCTATACAATTGATTTTAATGTAACAGATAATGATTCAAATTCTATTGCTGACTCAAACCTGATGGCACGCATTTATTACAGTTCTACGCAGGGGGCTTTTACAACTTTAATCACAGACTTAAACCTAATGAATACAAGCGTTTGCGGAGACCAAAATTTTGTAACAACAAATAATTGCACTTACAGCTGGAACACAGCAGTGGTCACAGACGGAAACTATTTTATTGATATAAATGTTGTGGACAGCCTGCCAAACGGTACTTTCAGGGATTCAGGCTCAGATTCAAGCAATACAAGCTTTATGATAGATAATACTGCTCCGACAACTTCATGGGATGGCAATACTACTTGGCAGAAAATTGATGCCAACATTCACTTGACCTGCGTTGACGCTTCAAACAACTGCCCTACAACAAAATACAGGGTTGACACTGACTCATCAAGCACAGTTTCCTATGGCTCTTGGACTACATATGACACAAACATTTTCATTAATTCTGACGGAAACTGGGCTTTAGACTTCAATTCCACTGACGCAGCGCTAAATATTGGAGACGTAAACACTTTTTATGTGTTAATTGACCAGACTGCGCCAGTAGTAACAATATCCAATCCAGCAGACGGTTCAAGCCAGACATCAACTGGAGTAACATTAGTTTACAGCGCAACAAACACAGGAGACATAAACAAATATTACGTTCAAGTAGATTCAAATGGATGGGTAGACAACAGTACAAATCTTTCTTATGACTTTAATAATTTAACGACCGCAAGCCATACATTTTATGTTATTGCACAAACAAAATCAGACGTAAACAGTTCAACTGCTTCAGTAACAATATCTGTAACCTCCCCGCCAGCGCCTAATACAGGAGGCCTAAATTACTGTCGTGCCCAATACATTGACGGCCATTATGGAGACATTTGCAATGATGATGAAGAATGTACAGGACAATGGCTCACTGCACTGGACTCTGATAGATGCTGTTCAGTTGAATGCACTCCTGCAGTTCAGGAAGTTTGCGGCAATGGAATTTGCACTGGAGACGAAAATGCAAGCAATTGCCCAGCAGACTGCCAAACAGAAACAAAAGAAACTGTATTAGAAAAAGTAATTTCATACAAACCCACTTCAGAGGAAATAAGGAATAAATTAACTGAAGTTGGAGCTTCAGAGAATGCAATAGAAAAAGCTTCTCAGGCAGTAGGAAAAACAACAGTAAGCAGAACAATTACAGTGGAAAAAATAACAGACACTATTACAGGAGAAATAAGTTATCAAACTACAATGACAATCAACATAAACAATCCAGGAAAAAAGAAAACAAACATAAAAATAATTGAATTCATTCCAAAATCAGTGGCATTAAACGCTTCACAAATAAAAAGCGATTTTGAATTCACTATATTAAAAGAAGACCCAGTAATTGAATTTTCAATTGACGAAGTTAACCCAAACCAGACAAAAAACATAACCTATACTATAGACGACGAGGTAAGCAATCAGGCAATAAATGAAATGACTGCCCCAATAGTAGCAGAATTCGCAGAAGAAGAACCTCTAATAGACTTGTGCAAAGGAAAAAATTGTGATGACAATAATCCTTGCACCCAAGATTCCTGTGATTCTACAACAGGAGAATGCTCTAACACAAACTTAACTGAAGGAACAAGCTGCGGAACAACCAAAGAATGCAAAAATGGGAAATGTATCACAAAAACAGTTACAGATGATGATGGCAAAGAACCACAAAAACCAGAAGAAACAGACTTTACTCCGTTCATTATTCTAATTATTTTAATAATTATAGCAGGAGCAGCATACTATTATTTTAAAATACAAAAACCAAAAAACGACTTAACCTACAAAAAATAA
- a CDS encoding phosphatase PAP2 family protein: MTLIPLDYTLLHLIQLFYNQILDYLMIAITELGSPLFWFLVASMLYWKGKEKDSFYLTTLLVFTGIIIIGLKDFFMRARPSSNEFRVLVKSSEYSFPSGHATTISSVAAFYERKVKSKLTIMLILAVLIVSYSRLYVGAHFPSDVIVGIALGLLIGKACKNLFKRFDKAQFKLTSLEEEIIVIILIAIALILLLLASPIPEAALFIGYYAGFFVLKETRHTTTQLTTQNMFIKQFIGFMVMAAIGIPALLIPAIDIPIKFILLFMIGLWVTLLMPLLYEKILKTELLQSLQKEGNL; this comes from the coding sequence ATGACTCTAATTCCATTGGATTACACTTTACTTCACTTAATCCAATTATTCTACAACCAGATTCTTGATTACCTAATGATTGCCATAACAGAGCTCGGAAGTCCTTTATTCTGGTTCCTTGTGGCTTCAATGCTTTACTGGAAAGGAAAGGAAAAAGACTCTTTCTATCTTACAACCCTGCTTGTATTCACAGGAATAATTATCATTGGATTAAAAGACTTCTTCATGAGGGCAAGGCCCTCAAGCAACGAATTTAGGGTTCTAGTCAAAAGCAGTGAATACTCCTTTCCAAGCGGCCACGCAACAACCATTTCTTCAGTTGCAGCATTCTATGAAAGGAAAGTGAAATCAAAACTAACAATAATGTTAATCCTTGCAGTGCTAATAGTGTCATACAGCAGGCTTTACGTGGGAGCGCACTTCCCTTCAGACGTAATAGTTGGGATAGCCTTAGGCCTCCTGATAGGCAAGGCGTGCAAGAACTTATTCAAAAGATTTGATAAAGCCCAATTCAAGCTCACAAGCCTTGAAGAAGAAATAATAGTAATAATACTTATAGCAATAGCATTAATCCTGCTGTTGCTTGCAAGCCCCATACCTGAAGCAGCCTTATTCATAGGGTACTACGCAGGATTCTTTGTACTAAAAGAAACAAGGCATACAACAACACAATTAACAACACAAAACATGTTTATAAAACAATTCATTGGATTCATGGTGATGGCAGCAATAGGAATTCCAGCCCTCCTCATCCCGGCCATAGACATACCAATAAAATTCATATTATTATTCATGATAGGGCTGTGGGTCACACTCTTAATGCCCTTGCTCTACGAAAAAATACTCAAGACAGAACTATTGCAATCACTCCAAAAAGAAGGCAACCTTTAA
- a CDS encoding DUF2666 family protein — translation MEESIQFIANCQGWQAVKKLKVIETTDPKTVMEFLASLGTGIDRKVQENLGKIIELSKLDSTINEVLGEGKKSIAEMLEEINSRKINSMINSLSEKPELQKNEQKEIAEFMKVYAMKKALKELKLKIDYSEIEIPGMRKLQKAKS, via the coding sequence ATGGAAGAATCAATTCAATTCATTGCAAACTGCCAGGGCTGGCAGGCAGTAAAAAAATTAAAGGTAATAGAGACAACAGACCCAAAAACAGTAATGGAATTCCTTGCATCCCTTGGAACAGGCATTGACAGGAAGGTGCAAGAAAACTTGGGCAAGATAATTGAATTAAGCAAACTGGACTCAACAATAAACGAGGTCTTAGGCGAAGGAAAAAAAAGCATTGCAGAAATGCTTGAAGAAATAAACAGCCGAAAAATAAATTCAATGATAAATTCCTTGAGCGAGAAACCCGAGCTCCAGAAGAACGAGCAAAAAGAGATAGCAGAATTCATGAAAGTCTACGCAATGAAGAAAGCCCTCAAAGAATTAAAGCTCAAAATAGACTACAGCGAAATAGAAATTCCTGGAATGAGAAAACTCCAGAAGGCAAAGTCCTGA
- a CDS encoding HEPN domain-containing protein, whose translation MREETRNWLKQAEMDLGAAQGNLQIKNYFVSAFYSQQCAEKALKAFGIERTRETIKTHNLLEIAKKLRLPKEILEGLIELNPDFIVSRYPDAANGVPGEMYDLKKAKIKVLYAEKVLEWAKSRIKK comes from the coding sequence ATGAGAGAAGAAACCAGGAATTGGTTGAAGCAGGCTGAAATGGATTTAGGGGCAGCACAAGGAAACTTACAGATAAAAAACTATTTTGTTTCAGCGTTTTATTCACAGCAGTGCGCAGAAAAAGCATTAAAAGCATTCGGAATTGAAAGAACACGCGAAACAATTAAAACCCACAACCTGCTTGAAATAGCAAAAAAATTAAGGCTGCCAAAAGAAATACTTGAAGGATTAATTGAATTAAACCCAGACTTTATTGTAAGCAGATATCCTGATGCAGCAAACGGGGTGCCAGGAGAAATGTACGACTTAAAGAAAGCCAAAATAAAGGTATTGTATGCAGAAAAGGTGTTAGAATGGGCGAAGTCAAGGATAAAAAAATAA
- the hisS gene encoding histidine--tRNA ligase encodes MELMLPKGTRDFLPEEKILREKIIRQLKEVFELYGFSPIETPAIERFEVLASKYAGGEEILKETFKLKDQGQRELGLKYDLTVPLARVIGMNPNLKMPFKRYQIEKVWRDGPITTSRYREFYQCDVDVVGSSSMMADAEILKITSTSLEKLGLEYEIKVNNRKILDGLMQDLGIREEYWNSILLSLDKIEKIEKKEVERELEEKGLEEKKIKALFEFCSIKGSNGEIIARAKKTVKSKEGIEGIKELEELLDYCKEFKVNNLYITYSLVRGLSYYTSTVFEAVLSKSKVKSSIAGGGRYDNMIGAFLEGSKEFPAVGIAFGLDRIYDALMEKGLKAEKTNTKIYVIPIGTEAEKKAIELAERMREKGINSDIDLLKRGISKNLDYASRQGIPFVALLGENELKEECLKLRDMKTGKEEKIKLNELEKLKKIIV; translated from the coding sequence ATGGAATTAATGCTGCCTAAGGGGACAAGGGATTTCCTGCCTGAAGAGAAAATTTTAAGGGAGAAAATAATAAGGCAATTAAAAGAGGTCTTTGAATTGTACGGCTTCAGCCCAATTGAGACTCCGGCAATAGAAAGATTTGAGGTTTTAGCCTCAAAGTATGCAGGAGGGGAAGAAATACTCAAAGAAACCTTTAAGTTAAAGGATCAAGGCCAAAGGGAATTGGGATTGAAGTACGACCTCACAGTGCCTTTAGCAAGGGTGATTGGAATGAATCCAAACCTGAAAATGCCCTTCAAGCGCTACCAGATAGAAAAGGTGTGGAGGGACGGCCCAATTACAACCTCAAGGTACAGGGAATTCTACCAGTGCGATGTAGACGTAGTTGGAAGCAGTTCAATGATGGCTGACGCAGAAATACTCAAAATTACGTCTACCTCATTAGAGAAACTGGGTTTAGAGTACGAAATTAAAGTGAACAACAGAAAGATACTGGACGGATTAATGCAGGACTTGGGAATAAGGGAAGAGTACTGGAATTCAATCCTTCTTTCTTTGGATAAAATAGAAAAAATTGAGAAAAAGGAAGTGGAAAGAGAATTAGAAGAGAAAGGGCTGGAAGAAAAAAAGATAAAGGCACTCTTTGAGTTCTGTTCAATAAAAGGAAGCAATGGAGAAATAATTGCGCGCGCAAAGAAAACAGTCAAATCAAAAGAAGGAATTGAAGGGATAAAAGAATTAGAGGAATTGCTGGATTACTGCAAGGAATTCAAAGTGAATAACTTATACATAACTTATTCTTTGGTTAGAGGCCTTTCGTACTACACTTCAACAGTGTTTGAGGCAGTGCTTTCTAAAAGCAAGGTTAAGAGCAGTATTGCAGGCGGGGGAAGATACGACAATATGATTGGTGCTTTTCTGGAGGGAAGCAAGGAGTTTCCTGCTGTGGGAATTGCCTTCGGCTTGGACAGGATTTATGACGCATTAATGGAGAAAGGCTTGAAGGCAGAAAAAACAAACACAAAAATTTATGTAATCCCGATTGGCACAGAAGCAGAAAAAAAGGCAATTGAATTGGCTGAAAGGATGAGGGAAAAGGGAATTAATTCTGACATTGATTTATTGAAGAGGGGCATAAGCAAGAACTTAGATTATGCTTCAAGGCAGGGCATTCCTTTTGTTGCATTGCTTGGAGAAAACGAATTAAAGGAGGAATGCCTCAAGTTGCGCGACATGAAGACTGGAAAGGAAGAGAAAATAAAATTGAATGAATTAGAGAAATTAAAAAAGATTATTGTATAA
- a CDS encoding DDE-type integrase/transposase/recombinase, which yields MRLTQEERHSIIKCLRRGNPVCLVAKVFGVNRKTIRYWGKRDARTSLKDKPRNKKRKIAFEVELAILFMRVMFKWGTARIQQGLVALPAFMQKEMKECPQGVNLSRQSINKVLCKHHVNGFNREQKAWKFFRAKEPNELWQLDLKGPFTVQGKKWYFLLCVDDYSRYIITAEQFDHCPNIQEIFAAIKPFMQEYHPRNVLTDNNPFKQEWVDLLAQQKINALFAHPYYPQDKGKVERAIRNLAEEFVNLLLKFPHWLAGKIKEWVKWYNNKCYHRGIKNYPAQLFFNGKLNT from the coding sequence ATGCGGTTAACACAAGAAGAACGACATTCCATAATAAAATGCTTACGGCGAGGTAATCCTGTTTGCCTTGTAGCAAAGGTTTTTGGTGTTAACAGAAAGACTATTCGTTACTGGGGTAAACGGGATGCCAGAACAAGCTTGAAGGATAAGCCAAGAAACAAAAAAAGAAAGATAGCCTTTGAAGTAGAGCTAGCCATATTATTCATGCGTGTAATGTTTAAGTGGGGCACAGCCAGAATACAGCAAGGCCTTGTAGCCTTACCAGCATTCATGCAGAAAGAAATGAAAGAATGTCCTCAAGGAGTAAATCTTTCAAGACAATCCATTAACAAGGTTTTATGCAAGCATCACGTTAACGGATTTAATAGAGAGCAGAAGGCATGGAAGTTTTTTAGAGCTAAAGAGCCTAATGAACTCTGGCAGTTAGACTTGAAAGGGCCTTTTACTGTACAAGGAAAGAAATGGTATTTTCTGCTTTGCGTTGATGACTACAGCAGATATATTATTACAGCAGAACAGTTTGATCACTGCCCAAACATACAAGAGATATTCGCAGCCATAAAACCATTCATGCAAGAGTATCACCCCAGAAATGTTCTTACTGACAACAATCCCTTCAAGCAAGAGTGGGTTGACTTGCTCGCACAACAAAAAATAAACGCTTTGTTTGCTCACCCTTACTATCCGCAAGACAAAGGTAAAGTAGAGCGAGCCATCAGAAATCTTGCAGAAGAGTTTGTTAACCTCTTACTGAAATTTCCTCACTGGCTGGCAGGAAAAATCAAAGAATGGGTAAAATGGTACAACAACAAATGCTACCACAGAGGCATTAAAAACTATCCTGCACAATTATTCTTTAATGGGAAGTTAAACACTTGA
- the hutH gene encoding histidine ammonia-lyase, with protein MEEKVIELKGKGLSIEDVVKVARENKKIELTEEAIEKIKKSREIVEKLIARREKLYGVSTGIGELSNVFLTPEQVKEFQKYLIYSHAAGWGEPVSIDDARAAWLTRINILSKGHSGLRLVIVETLIEMLNKGVTPVMCQKGSVGASGDLSPLGQGALVLMGEGEAFYKGKRMKGKEAMEKAGIQTITFEARDGLATINGSNMVAGMGCMQVFDADKLIKTSEIAAAMTLEALLPNMLAYDERIHKARGYEGAVECAANIRKIVEGSEILKQKPQKVQESYSLRSTPQVVGAAKDTLKFSRKMFETEINGVGDNPLFFQDEGGICLTGANFQGTPLAFALEYLGIGLTTVGALSERRMNRLVNPNLNMGLPAFLTKGAGMFSGMMLAQYTAASLVCENRVLSTPAATGSIPTAADQEDFVSMAATTAIKTKEILKNSSAIFAIELMAGAQALDFRKPLKPGKGTQAAYEVIRKYVKPLEEDRPLYNDINKLSEVVRSGEIVEAVEKVVGKLK; from the coding sequence ATGGAAGAAAAAGTAATTGAATTGAAGGGGAAAGGCCTTTCAATTGAAGATGTAGTAAAAGTCGCCAGAGAGAACAAAAAAATTGAACTGACAGAGGAAGCCATAGAAAAAATTAAAAAATCTAGAGAGATAGTGGAAAAACTTATTGCAAGAAGAGAGAAGCTTTACGGCGTATCCACTGGAATTGGAGAATTATCAAATGTTTTTTTGACTCCTGAGCAGGTAAAAGAATTCCAGAAATACTTGATTTACAGCCACGCTGCAGGATGGGGTGAGCCAGTGTCAATAGATGACGCAAGGGCTGCCTGGCTTACAAGAATTAATATTCTATCAAAAGGACACTCTGGATTAAGGCTTGTTATAGTTGAAACCTTGATTGAAATGCTGAATAAAGGCGTTACTCCAGTAATGTGCCAGAAAGGCTCTGTAGGAGCAAGCGGGGATTTATCTCCTTTAGGCCAGGGAGCATTAGTCTTAATGGGGGAAGGAGAAGCATTCTATAAAGGAAAAAGAATGAAAGGCAAAGAAGCAATGGAAAAAGCAGGAATTCAAACCATAACCTTTGAAGCAAGAGACGGCCTAGCAACAATAAACGGGTCGAACATGGTTGCAGGGATGGGCTGCATGCAGGTATTTGACGCTGATAAACTAATAAAAACATCGGAGATAGCAGCAGCAATGACTCTTGAAGCCTTGCTTCCAAACATGCTGGCATACGATGAAAGAATCCATAAAGCAAGAGGATATGAAGGAGCAGTAGAATGCGCTGCCAACATAAGAAAGATAGTTGAAGGAAGCGAAATACTAAAACAAAAGCCACAGAAAGTCCAGGAATCCTATAGTTTAAGGAGTACGCCCCAAGTTGTAGGCGCAGCAAAAGACACACTGAAATTTTCAAGGAAAATGTTTGAAACAGAAATAAACGGGGTAGGAGACAACCCTTTATTCTTCCAGGATGAAGGAGGAATCTGCCTTACAGGAGCAAACTTTCAGGGCACGCCATTAGCTTTCGCCCTAGAATATTTAGGCATAGGCCTTACAACAGTGGGGGCATTATCTGAAAGGAGAATGAACAGGCTTGTAAACCCGAATCTTAATATGGGCTTGCCTGCATTCCTGACAAAAGGCGCAGGAATGTTTTCAGGCATGATGTTAGCCCAGTATACTGCAGCTTCTCTTGTCTGTGAGAACAGGGTTCTATCAACTCCTGCTGCAACAGGCTCTATTCCAACCGCAGCAGACCAAGAAGACTTCGTGAGCATGGCAGCAACAACTGCAATAAAAACAAAAGAGATACTGAAGAATTCAAGCGCAATATTCGCAATAGAATTAATGGCTGGAGCGCAGGCCTTGGATTTCAGGAAACCCTTGAAGCCAGGGAAAGGAACCCAAGCAGCCTATGAAGTCATAAGAAAGTATGTGAAGCCACTTGAAGAAGACAGACCGTTATACAACGACATCAACAAATTGTCTGAGGTCGTAAGGTCAGGGGAGATAGTGGAAGCAGTTGAAAAAGTAGTAGGAAAATTAAAGTAA
- the rpiA gene encoding ribose 5-phosphate isomerase A yields MLSEERIEEFVARYVKDGQVIGVGSNKMGEHFLRKIALKKEQEKLELKIIPTSASMAATLSQLHLPSASLDEKEVDLAIEFVDLVDKQYNFVKRDSMSFVRDKMIAQSAEELIVITEEKNLAKVIYGGIPFEVVPFWWKRTLIQLESLGTAKIRMKEGSYFKTESGNYLIDVLVTHVQDPDDFELEAKNIPGVIETGLFIGYADRIILHNGKIEVKSRIRKN; encoded by the coding sequence ATGCTTTCAGAGGAGAGAATTGAAGAGTTTGTGGCAAGGTATGTGAAAGACGGCCAGGTAATCGGGGTCGGATCAAACAAAATGGGAGAGCACTTCCTGAGAAAGATTGCCTTAAAGAAAGAGCAAGAGAAACTGGAACTGAAAATAATTCCTACAAGCGCTTCAATGGCTGCAACTCTTTCGCAGCTGCACTTGCCTTCTGCTTCACTTGACGAAAAAGAGGTTGACTTGGCAATTGAATTCGTTGACCTGGTGGACAAGCAGTACAATTTCGTTAAAAGGGACTCAATGTCTTTTGTGAGAGACAAGATGATAGCCCAAAGCGCAGAAGAATTGATTGTAATAACAGAAGAGAAAAATCTTGCCAAAGTAATTTATGGAGGCATCCCATTTGAGGTTGTTCCCTTCTGGTGGAAGAGAACCTTAATTCAGTTGGAGAGCCTTGGAACAGCAAAGATCAGGATGAAAGAAGGCTCTTACTTCAAGACAGAATCAGGAAACTATCTTATTGACGTCCTTGTAACGCACGTGCAGGACCCAGATGACTTTGAATTAGAGGCAAAAAACATTCCTGGCGTAATAGAAACAGGCCTCTTCATTGGATACGCTGACAGAATCATCCTGCACAACGGAAAAATTGAAGTCAAGAGCAGAATCAGAAAGAATTAA
- a CDS encoding type II toxin-antitoxin system death-on-curing family toxin, whose translation MARIYAKTLSKEVIININKQFTDGTTRSEAEIDHTVFKVASTRGIDRKAATLLVEIARRHPFMDGNKRTAFESMMAFLELNGKKLEVGETSRFNVVVWSIKPKTKLDEIVTWIANHTRGDRNEGNKN comes from the coding sequence ATGGCAAGGATTTATGCAAAAACTCTTTCAAAGGAAGTTATTATCAATATTAACAAGCAATTCACAGACGGAACAACAAGAAGTGAAGCTGAAATTGACCACACAGTATTTAAAGTGGCAAGCACGCGCGGCATTGACAGAAAGGCAGCAACATTGCTTGTAGAAATTGCAAGAAGGCATCCATTTATGGACGGCAATAAAAGAACTGCATTTGAATCAATGATGGCCTTTCTTGAGCTGAACGGAAAAAAACTGGAAGTGGGCGAAACATCAAGATTTAATGTTGTTGTATGGTCGATCAAACCGAAAACAAAACTTGATGAAATCGTGACATGGATAGCAAACCACACAAGAGGGGATCGAAATGAAGGAAATAAAAATTAA